CACCAGGTGACCTGCCCCGCGCTGTGACACCGCGCGCAGCGACAGAACGACAGACAGCGACAGAACGACAGACAGCGACACACAGCGAGAGACAGCGACACAACGACAGACAGCGAGAGACAGTGACAGCGACAGAGAGAGCCGGCCCGCAGAAGTGACGGCAGGAGCGGCTCCGGAAGcccaaaaaactcaaaaaagctacaaaatcccaaaaaatcaaacagaattcctcccaaaattccATAAAAATTGTTCAAAATCCCCCGAAATTCCTGTCCTGGAGCTCCCTcgcggggacaccgcggggatggggacagggacagcgacaGTGACAGAGCGAGCCGGCCCGCAGAAGTGACGGCAGGAGCGGCCTCCGGAAGCCAAAAAGAGTTTCAAAATTCTACAAAATCACACAgaattcccccccaaaattccataaaaattttcaaaatccccaaaaattcctgtCCTGGAGCTCCCTCGCGGGGCCACcacggggatggggacagggacagcgacaGTGACAGAGAGAGCCGGCGCCACAAAGTGACGGCAGGAGCGGCTCCGGAAgccaaaaaaactcaaaaaagcTACAAAATCTTAGAGAATCCCATAAAATTTCTCCCAAAATTCCATAAAATAGttcaaaatccccaaaaattcctgtcctggagctccctcgcggggacagggacagcgacaGCGACACTGACAGTGACAGAAAGAGCCGGCCCGCAGAAGTGACGGCAGGAGCGGTTCCAGAAgcccaaaaaaaagcaaaaacttcAAAATCAAACagaatttccccccaaaattccataaaaattttcaaaagccccaaaaattcctgtcctggagctgcctcgcggggacagggacagcgacaGGGACAGCGACAAAGAGCCCGCACAAAGTGACGGCAGGAGCGGCTCCAGAAGCCcaaaaaagtttcaaaatcTTAAAAATCCTACAGAAttccccccccaaaattccataaaaattttcaaaatccccaaaaattcctgtCCTGGAGCTCCCTCGCGGGGCCACcgcggggatggggacagggacagtgacagagaGAGCCGGTCTGACAGAGAGAAGTGACGGCAGGAGCGGCTCCAGaagccaaaaaaacaaaaaagctacAAAATCTTAGAGAATCCCATAAAATTTCTCCCAAAATTCCATAAAATAGttcaaaatccccaaaaattcctgtCCTGGAGCTCCTCGCGGGGACACCACGGGGACAGCGACAATGACAATGAGAGCCGGCGCCACAAAGTGACGGCAGGAGCGGCTCCAgaagccaaaaaaaaaccccaaaaagttTCAAAATCTTAAAAATCCTAcacaatttccccccaaaattccataaAATAGttcaaaatcccccaaaattcctgtcctggagctccctcgcggggacaccgcggggacagggacaggggacagaaaGAGCCGACCCACAAAGCGACGGCAGGAAGTGACTCAAGCcaagcccaaaaatccctaaaaccGTTCAAAATCCTACAAAATCCTACAGAATTCCCctaaaatcccataaaatccttgaaattccccaaaatttcccttcCCGGAGCTCCCTCACGGGGCCACCGCGGTGACAGTGACAATGACAGTGACAATGACAATGAGGGCAGGAGCGGCTCCCACcgccccccaaaaaaccccaaaaacccgaaaacgccccaaaatccccgccccgctccgctctCCCCTGGTTTTGTTGCTTTATTTGGGGTTTGGCCCCTTTTTTTACgcttcccccccaaaaaaaaagtcccagttcccatcccccattcccagttcaatcccagttcaatcccagttcaatcccagttcccatcccccattcccagttcattcccagctcccccagtgCCCCCTCGCAGCCCCCCCGCGGTGTCATTGTCACCTCTGTCACCCAAAAGCTCCGCCCCcacctttggggttttttttggggttttttttggggtttgaggAAAAACGAACccaaaaccaggggaaaaaaaaaaaaaaaaagtggaaaaaaggaaaaaaatgaaaaaggaaacgGAATAAAATTGAGAGAATTGAGATGGGAGTGGCgtgacaggggacagagggtcagagggacagggaggggacagaggggacagaaatGGCGAAAGGGATGGGGACAACAATGGGGACAgacccctcctgtccctgtccctttgtgtcccctcttgtccccgtccctgtcgcGACACTGAGACCCGCCGGGGGGCGGAGCCAGCAGGGGTGTGGTCATGAAGGGGGGCGTGGTTAATGTTAATGACGTAGTTGGCTCCGCCCCCGTGGAGAGCCCGTAacggccgccagggggcgctcGCGGCGGTTGCCGGGCAACGCAAACATGGCGGGGcaggtgggggaggggagggggaaaatgggggaaaaaaggggaaaaaggggagaaaaggggggaaaaggggggaaaatgagggaaaaggggggaaaatggggggaaaagggggggaaacggagcggggaaaagggggaggaaAGCGGGGATAGGTGGGAGGGAAGAGGGGGTGAAACGGGGGGGAGAAAAGGGGGGACAGCAGGCCCGGGGTCGCGGGGGAGGGGcccgggggggggtcccggctCTCAGCGgccccccccgcccctccccctccccagtaCGAGGACGCCTTCAGCCCCCCCCGCCTGCAGTGCTGGACCGTGCCCCGCCCCCCCCCGAAGGTACCCCCGAGCTCGGCcttgaccccaaaacccccggcCCGCAGGGGGGGCCCTGACCCCCCCCCCAACCCTGACCGGGACCCCCAAGGGTGGCCTGGACCCCTCCTCAACCCCAGCCCTCTGagaccccccagccccagcctggacccccaaaacccctttccaggacccccaaacctcatcccaggacccccaaatccctcccgggcaccaggacccccaaaccccatcccaggaccccccaaatcccaccccacgACTTTCAAACCCCCTCCCGGAGCCACCAGGACTCCCCAGCGCAGTTCTGGtctccccaaaccccatccccgggacccccaaacccctccctgaTGATACAGGAACCCCCTAAACCCCACTCCAGGACCCCCAAagtcccccaaatccccccccccGGGGTCACCAGCCCCCCAGCCCAGTTCTgtcccctccaggaccccccaaaccccaccccaggacccccaaaccccttcccaagtcccccaaaccccctcccggGGCCAGCAGCCCCCCCCCAGTCCAGTTCtgaccccccccaaacccccactCCAGGACCCCTAAACCCCCCTCCCGGGGTCACCAGTCCCCCATAGCCCAGTCctgaccccccgggaccccccaaacccccacccCAAGTCCCCCAAACCCCttcccaggacccccaaaccccctcccggGGGTCACCAGCCCCCCCCCCGGCCGGTGCTGACCCCCGCCCCCCAGCtgcccgccccccgcccccccaCGCCGTTCATCGCCGATGACCGCGGGCACCTCCTGCCGCACGCGCGGCGCTCCCAGGTGAGCCCCGGGCACCGCGGGGACCCCCGGGCCCCTCGGGGACCCCCCCGGGCACCTCGGGGACCCCCGGGCCACCCCCGCGCTCTGCCCGCCCAGGGGTCGCCCTGGGGGACGTTCCTGGGGACGTGGGACATGCCAGCCCGGGTGCCCCCCGCCCGCCTGGACCTGAGCGCCCGGGAGCCCCGCGCCGCCGAGAGCCTGCGGAGGGGCCAGCCCCGGGAGCTGCGGAGAGCCTGCAACGGCCTCCGGACACGTGTCACCGGCAAggtgacaccctggggacacagctggggacatggggacacacagggatacacggggacacagctggggccAGCCCCGGGAGCTGCGGAGAGCCTGCAACGGGCCTCCGGACACGCGTCACCGGCAAGGTGAcgccctggggacatggggacacacatggggacatggggacacacctggggacacagctggggatacagctggggacatggggacacacctggagacacacagggacacagctggggccAGCCCCGGGAGCTGCGGAGAGCCTGCAACGGCGTCCGGACACGGGTCACCAGCAAggtgacaccctggggacacagctggggacacacagggacacagctgggacatggaaacacacctggggacatggggacacagctggggacacacagggacacagctggggccAGCCCCGGGAGCTGCGGAGAGCCTGCAACGGCGTCCGGACACGCGTCACCGGCAAggtgacaccctggggacacacctggggacatggggacacagctggggacacacctggggacacagctggggacatggggacacagctggggacagctgagacacacctgggtacaccggggacacccccagggctcagggaggggcggggcaggggtggcacagaACAGacgggagaggggacagggacaggaatgggggacacaggggcacGGGGGTGTGGGGATAAAGGGGACACAGATATGGGGGACATGGAGATGAAGGGGGGACCCAGATACGGGGGCTGTGGGGACAAAGGGACATGGGGatgggggcagggggatgtggggacaaagggacagTTTTGGGGGACACAGTTTTGGGGGCGTTCCCACCAGGAGAGCTCCCAGGCCCTTTTGGGGGTCCCCAGCCCatgtcccctccctggggaccccccctgacccccctccctccatcccacaGCTGCAGAAACCCTGGGACACGGAACCTTCTGGAAAGGACCAGGGGGGTCCCAGCGGGGGGCTCCCCCCAccctgagaccccaaaacctGGGGACAACCCTGAGGAGGGACCCTGTCCCCAAAATGCCCCCGGGGAGGAACCCTGTCCCCTAAGTCCCTACGGCTGGGGACCctgtccccaaaatccccccggCTCCTGAGCCCCTGCAGGTGGCTctgctgtcactgtcccctcccctggggACAATCCCCCCCCAATCCCACACTTCCCCCCCTCAGGGGGGCACAGGAGGGTCTGGGCCCCCCAAAAAGGGGAAATAAAGGCTGGGAAATGCAGGAAATCCTTGGAATGAGCCCAAATCCATTCGGGGTTCAGGGTTtggttccctcctcttcctcctccccgaTCCCAGGGGAGGATTCTTAATTAGGAAATtaattgggatgggattgggatgggatcaaACCCCCCACATCCCTCCtgccaccccaaaatcccaaccTGGAGaggattttcccccaaaaatcccggATTTTCCCAGCATATCCCTCCCCACATGGAGCTGGGACAGAAACTCGGGGTGGCAAAGgctccaaaatcccaaattccaccccaaatcccccagtctcgtccctgctcctccaggaactgcagattttggggtttttttccacactGGGCTCCGGTGGGGAGCAgcaattccccaaatcccagaggaGAATCCCaggggtgagggacagggaggggacacggggctggaGGGTCAGAGCTGCTTTATTGCCCAGGGGACAGGTGACAACGCCTGCGGTGACAAACCCCTCCCCACCAGGGAACCTGCAGGGAGGCTCCAAAATCgggattttccccccaaaatgggCTCAATCATggaattccctggaattcccacGGGGCCGAGCACCCCAGGGGTGGCAGCggggtggcagcagggtggCAGCGGGGCGGCAGTGAGATGTCACCTGTCACCCACCCCTGTGGGGCGCTGCCTCCCCACTGGCAAAGGGAGGCTCCAAAACTgggattttccccccaaaatgtgCTGAATAATGGAATTCCCACCGGGTTGAGGgccccaggggtggcagtggggtggcagcagggtggCAGTGGGGTGGCAGCGAGATGTCACCTGTCACTCACCCCTGTGGGGCACTGCCTCCCCACTGGAAGGAGGCTCCAAAACTgggattttccccccaaaatgggCTGAATCATGGAATTCCCACGGGGCCCAGCACCCCAGGGGTGGCAGCGGGGTGGCAGCGCGGTGTCACCTGTCACCCACGCCCCTGGGGCGCTGCCTCAATGGAGCTCCTTGTCCCGCTGTGATCCCACCCCATTCCCGGCCCCATTGCCAAGCCCACTCGTGGGGACACAGATCCCGCATTGTCCCGGCCTCGGGGACACGTGGGGACACGTGGGGACACCGCGGGGGACACCGCGGGGGACACGCAGcgctgctggcagggagcaggggcagctctgctcatcccgggattttggggagggggaggcagtGTCACCTTCCCGGGGCGGGGAGGAATTCCGGGAATGCCGGGAATGGCGGGGCTGTCGCTGTCGCTGTCGCTGTCGCTGTCACAGCGCGGCCAGGCCGGCCGAGGACAGCAGGGTCAgggccagcaccagcagccccgACTGCGTCACCTGCGGCAGCCCTCAGCCCCTTGCCCAGGTCCCAGGCCTGCGGAGACAGCGGGGGACAGCGCTGTcactgtcccccagccctgctgggggtCCCTGCCGGGGGGACACGAGCCCACAACCGGGGGGATCTTCCCGCAGTGTCCCCTGATCCCACTGCCCGCCTGCTCCCTGGTCCCACACCCCTTCCCATCCCCTCTCCCCCTTTTCCCATCCCCTctccccttccccatcccttctcccccttccctgtcccttctcctttcCCATCCCCTTTTTCCCActtcctctcccccttttccccatcccctctccccctttttccccatttcctctccccctttttcccatcccctctccccatttttcccatttcccctccccctttttcccatcccttctcccccttccctgtcccctttctccttttccatcccctttttccccttttctctcccccttttccccatcccctctccccctttttcccattttctctccCCCTTTCCATCCCCTTTTTCCTGtcctttttcccatttcctctcccccttttttcccatcccctctccccctttttcccattttctctccCCCTTTCCATCCCCTTTTTCCTGtcctttttcccatttcctctcccccttttttcccatcccctctccccctttttcccattttctctccCCCTTTCCATCCCCTTTTTCCTGtcctttttcccatttcctctcccccttttttcccatcccctctccccctttttccccatttcctctccccctttttccatttccctccccctccttttacccctttcccctctccccttttcccctttcctctccccctttttcccatcccctttttcccattttctctcccccctttttcccatttcctctccccctttccatCCCCTTTTTCCTGTCCTTTTTCCCACCCCCTCTCCCCTCTTTCCCACTTTTATCCCAGGTATCCCACTCCCTTTTATCCcagttcccactcccttcccACTCCCCacttccagcccttctcccctcattccatcccctctccccattcccattcccacttttcccattcccattattcccaccctccccattcccattatccccatttttcccattatcCCCATAATGTGGAAAACCCTgagcccccaaaccccaggGGCTGGTCTGGGGTCACACCTGGGAATTCCACGGatccagaattcccaaaatcccacccagccctggagcacccccagggccaccccagtgccccagtcccagttccacactgggagcactgggatgctcTGGAATGGGCTCCCAAAAACCCACCCCCAACCTTTTGTGccattcccaaaattcctcctcGATCCCAAGGACCCAGGCAGGAGGGacgccccagtgccacccccactgTCACCTGCTGTCCCCAAAAAGGCTCCTGGGGACATTCCAGGTGCACAATTCCCAGTTCCACACTGGGATGCTCTGCCACGGGCTCCCAAAAACCCCTCCCAACCTTTTGTGCCGATCCCTAAAACCCCCTCAATCCCAGTGACCCGGGCAGAGGGAACACCCCGGTGCCACCCTGGTGCcacccccagtgtcacctgctgtccccacagggacATTCCAGTGCACAATTCCCAGTTCCACACTGGAGTGCTCCCATAAAACCTCTCCAGCCATTCCCAACCTTTTGTGCCgttcccaaaaaaaatccctcaatcCCAGTGACCCGGGCAGGGGGAACACCCCGGTGCcacccccagtgtcacccactGTCCCCACAGGGACATTCCAGTGCACAATTCCCAGTTCAACACTGGAGTGCTCCCATAAAACCCCTCCAGCCATTCCCAACCTTTTGTGCcattcccagaattcccccCCAATCCCAGGAAGCCGGGCAGAGGGaacaccccagtgccaccccagtgtcacctgctGTCCCCAAAAAGGCTCCTGGGGACATTCCAGGTGCACAATTCCCAGTTCCACACTGGAGTGCTCCCATAAAACCTCTCCAGCCATTCCCAACCTTTTGTGCCgttcccaaaaaaaatccctcaatcCCAGTGACCCGGGCAGGGGGAACACCCCGGTGCCaccccccagtgtcacctgctgtccccacagggacATTCCAGGTGCAGAACTCCCAGTTCCAAACTGGGATGCCCCTCCAGCCATTCCCAACCTTTTGTGCCATCCCCAGAATTCGCCCCCAATCCCAGTGACGCGGGCAGGGGGAacgccccagtgccacccccagtgccacccccggtGCCACCCCGGTGccaccccggtgtccccgctgtccccgctgtccccggtgGCCTCACCAGGTGGCGCACGCCGTTCCAGGTGTGGTAGCACaagggcagggccagcaggaacTTGGCCGAGCAGACGAGGGCGGGGCCCAGGCTCAGCGCCCGCACCTGCGCCAGGTAATGGGGGAAGGActcgggcagcagcagggcgGCCAGAGAGAACAccgacacacctggggacacagggatacacctgggacagggacagggacacacctggggacagggacacacctggggacacagg
This window of the Passer domesticus isolate bPasDom1 chromosome 32, bPasDom1.hap1, whole genome shotgun sequence genome carries:
- the CFAP126 gene encoding protein Flattop isoform X2 — translated: MAGQYEDAFSPPRLQCWTVPRPPPKGSPWGTFLGTWDMPARVPPARLDLSAREPRAAESLRRGQPRELRRACNGLRTRVTGKLQKPWDTEPSGKDQGGPSGGLPPP
- the CFAP126 gene encoding protein Flattop isoform X1 yields the protein MAGQYEDAFSPPRLQCWTVPRPPPKLPAPRPPTPFIADDRGHLLPHARRSQGSPWGTFLGTWDMPARVPPARLDLSAREPRAAESLRRGQPRELRRACNGLRTRVTGKLQKPWDTEPSGKDQGGPSGGLPPP
- the SDHC gene encoding LOW QUALITY PROTEIN: succinate dehydrogenase cytochrome b560 subunit, mitochondrial (The sequence of the model RefSeq protein was modified relative to this genomic sequence to represent the inferred CDS: deleted 1 base in 1 codon), which translates into the protein MAALALRGLGRRCLLARLGPGPALHHAVPMASTAREEMRRFWERNERSGRPLSPHVSIYKWSLPMAMSITHRGTGVALSLGVSVFSLAALLLPESFPHYLAQVRALSLGPALVCSAKFLLALPLCYHTWNGVRHLAWDLGKGLRLPQVTQSGLLVLALTLLSSAGLAAL